In one window of Haloterrigena salifodinae DNA:
- a CDS encoding single-stranded DNA binding protein — MSDIEGVYEDLEADVSLEEFREAVEAKVEQMGGLADEETAAMLVAHEIGESEVGGIADIEPGMEEAKFVAKVLSIGDVRTFERDGEDEDGRVVNVEVADETGSVRAAFWDEHAEAATEELEEGQVLRIKGRPKEGFSGVEVSVDDVEPDPDTEIDVQVSDTHTVEALSLGLSNVNLVGLVLDTDSVRTFDRDDGSEGKVSNLVLGDETGRIRVTLWDEQADLATEFDPGETVEVIDGYVKERDGNLELHVGNRGAVEEVDEEVEYVPESTPIEDLEIEQTVDIAGVVRSADPKRTFDRDDGSEGQVRNIRVQDATGDIRVALWGDKADIDVGPGDEVALGDVEIQDGWQDDLEASAGWQSTITVLESDSGNAGGESAADDPSNENAGLSAFAGDDGPSEADSGGSPASSDESDDAGGADAGVEADEPTDGEELEFTGVVVQAGDPVVLDDGESTMSVATDADVGLGEEVTARGIVRDGRLEANDVF; from the coding sequence ATGAGCGACATCGAGGGCGTGTACGAAGACCTCGAGGCCGACGTTTCTCTCGAGGAGTTTCGCGAGGCCGTCGAGGCGAAAGTCGAGCAGATGGGCGGACTCGCGGACGAGGAGACGGCGGCGATGCTCGTCGCTCACGAGATCGGCGAGAGCGAGGTCGGCGGCATCGCCGACATCGAACCCGGCATGGAGGAGGCGAAGTTCGTCGCCAAAGTGCTCTCGATCGGTGACGTGCGGACGTTCGAACGCGACGGCGAGGACGAGGACGGCCGCGTCGTCAACGTCGAGGTCGCCGACGAGACCGGCTCCGTTCGGGCCGCCTTCTGGGACGAGCACGCCGAGGCCGCCACCGAGGAACTCGAGGAGGGCCAGGTATTGCGAATCAAGGGGCGTCCCAAGGAGGGCTTTTCCGGCGTCGAGGTCAGCGTCGACGACGTCGAACCGGATCCGGACACGGAGATCGACGTCCAAGTTTCGGACACTCACACCGTCGAGGCGCTCTCGCTCGGCCTCTCGAACGTCAACCTCGTCGGGCTGGTCTTAGACACCGACAGCGTCCGAACCTTCGACCGCGACGACGGCTCCGAAGGGAAGGTATCGAACCTCGTCCTCGGCGACGAGACCGGCCGCATCCGCGTCACGCTGTGGGACGAGCAGGCCGACCTCGCCACCGAGTTCGACCCCGGCGAGACCGTCGAGGTGATCGACGGCTACGTCAAGGAACGCGACGGCAACCTCGAACTCCACGTCGGCAACCGCGGCGCCGTCGAGGAAGTCGACGAGGAGGTCGAGTACGTCCCCGAGAGCACGCCGATCGAGGACCTCGAGATCGAGCAGACGGTCGACATCGCGGGCGTCGTCCGCTCCGCGGACCCGAAGCGGACCTTCGACCGCGACGACGGCTCCGAGGGACAGGTTCGAAACATTCGCGTTCAGGACGCGACCGGCGACATCCGCGTCGCGCTGTGGGGCGACAAGGCCGATATCGACGTCGGACCCGGCGACGAGGTCGCCCTCGGCGACGTCGAGATTCAGGACGGCTGGCAGGACGACCTCGAGGCCTCCGCGGGCTGGCAGTCGACGATCACGGTCCTCGAGTCCGACTCCGGCAACGCCGGCGGCGAGAGCGCCGCGGACGACCCGAGTAACGAGAACGCCGGCCTCTCGGCGTTCGCCGGCGACGACGGACCGAGCGAGGCGGACTCCGGGGGAAGCCCCGCCTCGAGCGACGAGTCCGACGATGCCGGCGGCGCCGATGCCGGCGTCGAAGCGGACGAGCCGACCGACGGCGAGGAACTCGAGTTCACCGGCGTCGTCGTGCAGGCTGGCGACCCGGTCGTTCTGGACGACGGCGAGTCGACGATGAGCGTCGCGACCGACGCCGACGTCGGCCTCGGCGAGGAGGTGACCGCCCGCGGGATCGTCCGGGACGGTCGCCTCGAGGCAAACGACGTGTTCTGA
- a CDS encoding histone deacetylase family protein, with product MQFGYSETCLAHDPGSRHPESPDRLRAIRERLKKKHGVEYVEADPCDLDRLAAVHEREYLESVREFCADGGGNWDPDTSAVEETWDAVCQSAGLACWAVEAALEGATGRRTPFSIGRPPGHHAVYDDAMGFCFVNNVAVAAQHALDSEEHDVDRVAIVDWDVHHGNGTQDIFYDRDDVFFVSLHEQGLYPGTGAVDETGEGAGEGTTMNIPMPAGTDDREYLAAVEGPIGHALTDYDPDLLLISAGFDAHRHDPISRIRLSTEAYALMTDRFRTLADETDAAFAFILEGGYGLDVLADSVAIVHETFDGREPIEPDSEFGEQAESALEEVLEEHELDIDLGD from the coding sequence ATGCAGTTTGGTTACAGCGAGACTTGTCTCGCACACGATCCCGGTTCGCGCCACCCAGAGTCGCCGGACCGGCTCCGCGCGATACGGGAGCGACTGAAGAAGAAACACGGCGTCGAGTACGTCGAGGCGGACCCCTGCGATCTCGACCGGCTGGCAGCCGTCCACGAGCGGGAGTACCTCGAGTCCGTCCGGGAGTTCTGCGCCGACGGGGGTGGCAACTGGGACCCCGACACGAGCGCGGTCGAGGAGACCTGGGACGCGGTCTGCCAGAGCGCCGGGCTCGCCTGCTGGGCCGTCGAGGCCGCCCTCGAGGGGGCGACCGGTCGTCGGACGCCGTTCTCGATCGGCCGGCCGCCGGGCCACCACGCCGTCTACGACGACGCCATGGGGTTTTGCTTCGTCAACAACGTCGCGGTCGCCGCCCAGCACGCCCTCGATTCCGAGGAGCACGACGTCGATCGGGTCGCGATCGTCGACTGGGACGTCCACCACGGCAACGGGACCCAGGACATCTTCTACGACCGCGACGACGTCTTCTTCGTCTCGCTCCACGAACAGGGACTCTATCCGGGCACCGGTGCCGTCGACGAGACCGGCGAGGGAGCGGGCGAGGGAACCACGATGAATATTCCGATGCCGGCCGGCACCGACGACCGCGAGTATCTCGCGGCGGTCGAGGGGCCGATCGGCCACGCGCTGACCGACTACGATCCCGACCTGCTCCTGATCAGCGCCGGCTTCGACGCCCACCGTCACGATCCGATCTCGCGCATTCGGCTCTCGACGGAGGCCTACGCCCTGATGACCGACCGATTCCGGACGCTGGCCGACGAGACCGACGCCGCCTTCGCGTTCATCCTCGAGGGCGGCTACGGACTGGACGTCCTCGCGGACAGCGTCGCCATCGTCCACGAGACCTTCGACGGCCGCGAGCCGATCGAACCCGACTCGGAGTTCGGGGAGCAGGCCGAGTCCGCCCTCGAAGAGGTTCTCGAGGAGCACGAACTGGATATCGACCTCGGGGACTGA
- a CDS encoding helix-turn-helix transcriptional regulator, translating into MNSTHGETDAEPVDVVNFLTQSPIRVAILQRLRETDRLTKAELREEADASRVTVQRNLNALEERELIRCRVREYEIRPLGEVVAEELESTTETMAFVERIRPFCRWFPDDELEFDVCALADATVVVSDSTDPYAPVNRHIEAMERADRFRCLLPAIGLPALTVARERVVEHDQSQEVVHSATLESTLRSEPEYRELVAEIRAHEACTMRVADRKLTYYLGLFDDVVQIGVEDDDGIPRALVETDASEIRAWAEETYECHLEQSEPLSL; encoded by the coding sequence ATGAACAGCACACACGGGGAGACGGACGCCGAACCCGTCGACGTCGTGAACTTCCTGACTCAGTCGCCGATTCGGGTCGCTATCCTGCAGCGACTCCGCGAGACCGACCGCCTGACCAAGGCCGAACTGCGCGAGGAGGCCGACGCCTCGCGGGTAACAGTCCAGCGGAACCTCAACGCGCTCGAGGAGCGGGAACTGATCCGCTGTCGCGTTCGCGAGTACGAGATCCGACCGTTGGGGGAAGTCGTGGCCGAGGAACTCGAGTCGACGACCGAGACGATGGCGTTCGTCGAGCGCATCCGCCCGTTCTGTCGGTGGTTTCCCGACGACGAACTCGAGTTCGACGTGTGCGCGCTTGCCGACGCGACGGTCGTCGTCTCGGACTCGACAGACCCGTACGCGCCCGTCAACCGCCACATCGAGGCGATGGAGCGCGCCGACCGATTTCGGTGTCTGCTCCCGGCGATCGGATTGCCGGCGCTGACGGTCGCCCGCGAGCGCGTCGTCGAGCACGACCAGTCCCAGGAGGTCGTCCACAGTGCGACCCTCGAGTCGACGCTGCGGTCCGAACCCGAGTACCGGGAGCTGGTCGCTGAGATTCGGGCCCACGAGGCGTGTACGATGCGCGTGGCGGACCGCAAACTCACCTACTATCTCGGCCTCTTCGATGATGTTGTCCAGATCGGCGTCGAGGACGATGACGGGATCCCCCGCGCGCTAGTCGAGACCGACGCGTCCGAAATCAGAGCGTGGGCAGAGGAAACGTACGAGTGCCACCTCGAGCAATCAGAGCCGCTCTCGCTGTGA
- a CDS encoding histone family protein — protein sequence MNVELPFAPVDTIIRRNAGDLRVSADASKELATRIQEHGSELAIDAAEQATRDGRKTLMAQDFGVEQVVDKDDLELPVAPVDRIARLEIDDRYRVSMDARVALADILEDYADNVARAAAILAHHADRRTITNDDIETYFSLFE from the coding sequence ATGAACGTCGAACTCCCGTTCGCCCCGGTGGACACGATCATCCGGCGGAACGCGGGCGATCTTCGGGTGAGTGCCGACGCGTCGAAGGAACTCGCAACGCGGATTCAAGAACATGGGAGCGAGCTCGCGATCGACGCCGCCGAGCAAGCGACCCGCGACGGGCGCAAGACGCTGATGGCCCAGGATTTCGGCGTCGAGCAGGTCGTCGACAAGGACGACCTCGAGCTTCCGGTCGCGCCCGTCGACCGCATCGCCAGACTCGAAATCGACGACCGATATCGCGTTTCGATGGACGCCCGGGTGGCGCTGGCCGACATTCTCGAGGACTACGCGGACAACGTCGCTCGGGCGGCCGCGATCCTCGCGCACCACGCCGACCGCCGGACGATCACCAACGACGACATCGAGACGTACTTCTCGCTGTTCGAGTGA